In a genomic window of Gossypium arboreum isolate Shixiya-1 chromosome 9, ASM2569848v2, whole genome shotgun sequence:
- the LOC108454526 gene encoding inosine triphosphate pyrophosphatase has translation MAAAASRAVLVSRPVTFVTGNAKKLEEVKSILGQSIPFQSLKLDLPELQGEPEEISKEKARLAAVQVNGPVLVEDTCLCFNALKGLPGPYVKWFLQKIGHEGLNNLLMAYEDKSAYALCAFSFALGPDVEPVTFLGKTPGKIVPARGPNDFGWDPIFQPDGYVQTYAEMPKEEKNKISHRSRALDMVKSHFAEAGYNFSTSN, from the exons ATGGCGGCGGCGGCGTCGAGGGCAGTGTTGGTCTCACGGCCGGTAACGTTCGTAACTGGAAATGCCAAGAAGCTGGAAGAAGTGAAATCCATCTTGGGTCAATCCATCCCCTTCCAATCCCTCAAGCTTGACC TGCCTGAACTGCAAGGAGAACCGGAAGAAATATCCAAAGAAAAGGCTCGTTTGGCTGCTGTCCAG GTGAATGGACCAGTGTTGGTTGAAGATACATGTCTTTGTTTCAATGCACTAAAGGGTCTTCCAG GGCCATACGT CAAGTGGTTTTTGCAGAAGATTGGCCATGAAG GTTTGAATAACTTGTTGATGGCATACGAGGATAAGTCAGCTTATGCTTTATGTGCGTTTTCTTTTGCCCTTGGTCCTGATGTTGAACCTGTTACCTTTCTGGGAAAAACCCCG ggTAAAATAGTTCCGGCCAGGGGACCCAATGACTTTGGATGGGATCCTATTTTTCAGCCTGACGGCTATGTCCAAAC TTATGCGGAGATGCCGAAGGAAGAGAAGAACAAGATTTCTCACCGGTCAAGGGCTCTTGATATGGTGAAATCCCACTTTGCCGAAGCAGGATACAATTTCAGCACCTCCAACTAA
- the LOC108457162 gene encoding probable pectate lyase 1 produces MAVSNNWAFASLALLFLLLVAAMATVRTGNVSSNVETEKVQSSKNSTMAARSEEVEPLNEHAVPDPEAVAAEVESIIDMNIRNVTERRKLGFFTCGTGNPIDDCWRCDPNWQKNRKRLADCGIGFGRNAIGGRDGRFYVVTDPNDDDPVNPKPGTLRHAVIQDEPLWIVFKRDMVIRLKQELIMNSFKTIDGRGVNVHIANGACITIQYVTNVIIHGLHIHDCKPTGNAMVRSSPSHFGWRTMADGDAISIFGSSHIWVDHNSLSNCADGLVDAVMGSTAITISNNHMTHHNEVMLLGHSDSYTRDKQMQVTIAYNHFGEGLIQRMPRCRHGYFHVVNNDYTHWEMYAIGGSANPTINSQGNRYAAPTNPFAKEVTKRVDTAEGQWKSWNWRSEGDLLLNGAYFTPSGAGASASYARASSLGAKSSSMVGAMTSNAGALPCRRGKQC; encoded by the exons ATGGCGGTTTCAAACAACTGGGCTTTCGCTTCTTTAGCTCTTCTGTTTTTGCTTCTTGTTGCCGCAATGGCTACTGTACGGACAGGCAACGTTTCCAG CAATGTGGAAACAGAGAAGGTGCAGAGCTCAAAGAACTCAACAATGGCAGCTAG GTCAGAGGAGGTCGAGCCACTTAACGAGCATGCCGTTCCTGACCCAGAGGCTGTAGCAGCCGAGGTGGAATCCATCATTGACAT GAACATTCGCAATGTGACTGAAAGAAGGAAGTTGGGGTTCTTCACATGCGGAACAGGAAACCCCATTGATGATTGCTGGCGTTGTGACCCAAACTGGCAGAAGAACCGGAAGAGACTTGCTGATTGTGGCATTGGTTTTGGAAGGAATGCAATTGGTGGGCGTGATGGACGTTTCTATGTTGTCACTGACCCTAATGATGATGACCCTGTTAACCCCAAACCTGGTACGTTGCGTCATGCTGTGATCCAGGACGAGCCTCTTTGGATTGTGTTCAAGAGGGACATGGTTATTCGGTTGAAGCAGGAGCTGATTATGAACAGTTTTAAGACCATTGATGGTCGCGGGGTGAATGTCCATATTGCTAATGGGGCATGTATCACCATCCAGTATGTTACCAATGTGATCATCCATGGTCTTCATATTCATGACTGTAAGCCTACTGGCAATGCTATGGTGAGAAGCTCACCGTCTCACTTTGGGTGGAGGACAATGGCTGATGGCGATGCAATCTCCATCTTCGGTTCAAGCCACATTTGGGTTGATCACAATTCTCTCTCTAATTGTGCTGATGGTCTTGTTGATGCTGTCATGGGCTCAACTGCCATTACCATCTCCAACAACCACATGACCCACCACAATGAG GTGATGTTGCTAGGGCACAGTGACTCCTACACAAGGGACAAGCAAATGCAAGTGACCATTGCCTACAACCATTTCGGAGAGGGACTTATCCAGAGAATGCCAAG GTGTAGGCATGGATATTTCCATGTGGTGAACAATGACTACACTCACTGGGAAATGTATGCTATAGGTGGAAGTGCAAACCCCACCATCAACAGCCAGGGTAACAGATATGCAGCTCCAACCAACCCATTTGCAAAGGAG GTTACCAAGAGAGTAGATACAGCTGAAGGGCAGTGGAAGAGCTGGAATTGGAGGTCCGAAGGAGACTTGTTACTGAACGGTGCCTACTTCACACCATCTGGAGCTGGAGCCTCAGCCAGCTATGCCAGGGCCTCAAGCTTGGGAGCCAAGTCCTCTTCCATGGTTGGAGCCATGACTTCCAATGCTGGTGCTCTTCCTTGCCGCAGAGGCAAGCAATGCTAG